From the genome of Winogradskyella forsetii, one region includes:
- a CDS encoding alanine dehydrogenase → MSISLSPFTKAQLLPQEETLEILKQKGELFIGIPKEAHFQERRICLTPDAVSALTANGHRVLFESGAGEGANFKDKNYSEAGAEVTKDKAKVYSCPIVLKVEPPSLDEIKLINPQTLLISALQIKTQNKSYFEALAKKRITALAFEYIKDDDGAYPAVSSLSEIAGTASILIASELLSNVNGGNGLMLGNINGVPPTEVVILGAGTVGEFAARSAIGLGANVKVFDSSITKLRRLQNNLGRTIYTSTMQPKNLLKALKRCDVAIGAVRGTNRAPIVVTESMMSHMKSGSVIIDVSIDMGGCFETSEVTTHDKPTFEYNGVTHYCVPNIPARYSRTASVSISNFCTPYLLEIGDHGGIENALRFDRGLKNGLYFYHGILTNKSVAEWFGLEFSDANLLIF, encoded by the coding sequence ATGAGCATATCGCTGTCGCCATTTACCAAAGCCCAATTATTACCCCAAGAAGAAACCTTAGAGATTCTTAAACAGAAAGGAGAACTCTTTATTGGGATTCCCAAAGAAGCCCATTTTCAAGAACGTCGTATTTGCCTGACACCAGATGCGGTTTCGGCTTTAACGGCAAATGGTCACCGCGTTTTATTTGAGTCTGGTGCTGGTGAGGGCGCCAATTTCAAAGATAAAAATTATAGTGAAGCTGGTGCGGAAGTCACCAAGGATAAGGCAAAAGTGTACTCCTGCCCTATTGTTCTGAAAGTAGAACCACCATCTTTAGATGAAATAAAACTAATTAACCCACAAACACTTTTAATTTCTGCGCTTCAAATAAAAACCCAAAATAAATCCTATTTTGAAGCTTTGGCCAAAAAGCGAATTACCGCTTTAGCCTTTGAGTATATAAAGGATGACGATGGCGCATATCCTGCGGTGAGTTCTTTAAGTGAAATTGCAGGTACAGCTTCCATATTAATTGCTTCAGAATTGCTTTCCAACGTTAATGGCGGTAATGGTTTAATGCTAGGCAATATTAATGGTGTGCCTCCTACAGAAGTTGTAATTTTGGGTGCTGGTACTGTTGGCGAATTTGCCGCTAGGTCTGCTATTGGTTTAGGCGCCAACGTTAAAGTATTTGATAGTTCCATTACAAAGTTGCGTCGACTTCAAAATAATTTGGGGCGTACGATTTATACTTCCACAATGCAACCCAAAAATCTTTTAAAAGCTCTAAAGCGCTGCGATGTAGCAATAGGAGCCGTAAGAGGAACTAATCGTGCGCCAATTGTAGTTACCGAAAGTATGATGAGCCATATGAAATCTGGTTCGGTAATTATAGATGTGAGTATTGATATGGGAGGCTGCTTTGAAACCAGCGAAGTTACCACACACGACAAACCTACCTTTGAATATAATGGAGTAACGCACTACTGTGTTCCCAATATTCCTGCACGCTACTCAAGAACCGCTTCGGTTTCCATCAGCAATTTTTGCACGCCATACCTCTTGGAAATTGGAGACCATGGTGGCATAGAAAATGCACTTCGATTTGATCGTGGTTTAAAAAATGGGTTGTATTTTTACCACGGCATTTTAACTAACAAATCTGTTGCAGAATGGTTTGGCTTAGAATTTAGCGATGCCAATTTATTGATTTTCTAA